The proteins below are encoded in one region of Macrococcus armenti:
- the brnQ gene encoding branched-chain amino acid transport system II carrier protein, with protein sequence MNKNTWIVGFMLFAIFFGAGNLIFPPNLGFSSGQYFWPAIFGFVLTGVGLPLLGIIVGSLDEGGYKGALKKINPVFGVIFLVAIYLTIGPLFAIPRTGATSYEMAIVPFLAQPSSMSLLIFTILYFAVTLWLSLNPSKMVDRIGSILTPLLLVSIVALVFKGFMLLTGETPVQADSKVFTSNTSSFFNGFTNGYNTMDAIAAIAFSVIVISAIKGKGITKETGLFKQTVLSGVIAAVALGFIYVSLGWIGSHYHLSQSELTSIAEHKLDLGTYLLTHVADATFGTFGKVLIGVIVSLACLTTSTGLVVAVSEYFHEILPKISYKAFVIIFTVFSFILANQGLSSVIEMSIPVLLILYPIAMTLLLTMLLAKFIPTPQLAMQIPIFVVSIVAILSVLQLKFNIAPFMDHLPLKAESMEWLLFAVIGYVIGLLIGKNQEKIKYT encoded by the coding sequence ATGAATAAAAACACTTGGATCGTCGGTTTTATGTTATTTGCAATATTCTTTGGTGCAGGAAACTTAATTTTCCCTCCGAATTTAGGTTTTTCCAGCGGACAGTATTTTTGGCCGGCAATTTTTGGATTTGTCTTAACAGGGGTAGGATTACCTTTGCTAGGAATTATCGTCGGTTCTCTGGATGAAGGTGGATATAAAGGTGCACTAAAAAAAATTAATCCGGTATTTGGTGTCATTTTCTTAGTGGCAATTTATTTAACAATTGGCCCGCTTTTTGCGATACCGCGTACAGGTGCAACGTCTTATGAAATGGCAATTGTTCCATTTTTAGCACAACCTTCATCAATGTCATTATTAATTTTTACAATATTATATTTTGCAGTCACTTTATGGTTATCATTAAATCCTTCAAAAATGGTTGATAGAATCGGATCGATATTAACACCGTTATTATTAGTATCTATCGTAGCATTAGTGTTTAAAGGTTTTATGCTACTTACTGGTGAAACTCCTGTACAGGCAGATAGCAAAGTATTTACAAGTAATACAAGTAGTTTCTTTAACGGTTTTACGAACGGTTATAATACGATGGATGCAATTGCAGCAATTGCTTTTAGTGTTATCGTAATTTCTGCAATAAAGGGTAAAGGTATAACGAAAGAAACAGGGTTATTTAAGCAAACTGTATTATCCGGAGTGATTGCTGCTGTTGCTTTAGGTTTTATCTATGTTTCGTTAGGGTGGATTGGAAGTCATTATCATTTATCACAAAGTGAATTAACTTCAATTGCTGAACATAAACTTGACTTAGGTACATACTTACTTACGCATGTTGCAGATGCAACTTTTGGAACGTTCGGTAAAGTTTTAATCGGTGTAATCGTATCGCTTGCATGTTTAACAACTTCGACTGGCCTTGTCGTTGCTGTATCTGAATACTTTCATGAAATTTTACCTAAAATTTCATATAAAGCATTTGTAATCATCTTTACAGTATTTAGTTTTATATTAGCAAATCAAGGATTAAGTTCAGTTATCGAAATGAGTATACCGGTACTGTTAATTTTATACCCAATTGCAATGACATTATTATTAACGATGTTACTTGCTAAGTTTATCCCAACACCACAGCTTGCGATGCAAATACCGATATTTGTTGTCTCAATTGTAGCGATACTTTCTGTACTTCAATTGAAGTTTAATATTGCTCCTTTTATGGACCATCTGCCGCTGAAAGCTGAATCAATGGAATGGCTCTTATTTGCTGTAATAGGTTATGTAATAGGCTTGTTAATCGGAAAAAATCAGGAAAAAATTAAATACACATAA
- a CDS encoding vWA domain-containing protein, which produces MSEKFILFNDEVVDPSLIMTLTDLAQLLLEDNEVKVGFQKFAYYDLVENTINVSFKWKHRNDEDVIKLLKSDCVLHAYGFHYINLDIVKEIIEEDVQFKSLLQQLFMLIEEFRLMHLIRVNRPFTKKFFNLRVKEKIKDNEGQIEFYRTKAMPTDELFLQIEHALLLENSLSFHSYFNPELSFTIQLALQDAFSLDDSEDSMNLALKLYYQILPVIKQDMLNEYYHIPKNAYMNARAYKKANLDKAKQDVDDMGESERVQTKQKDIKTENGAYLETEVTEGSNSNNIKENDRQGDASDDVTEMVMGKGKSKPPQIDAEGNDISDIIGEENYYTEIIWKNSVQTENSKAIYHQYKDEVNKEIKTLVNVINKSIEHEQTAPRTNLSKGKLSRKLTQWFLDDRKRVFYKEDQASYKLDATFMLLVDASFSMEDKMEETMKGIVLFHETLMQLMIQHEIIAFNEDGFASDQYKQPNYFEHIIPYDHSLNDKYSANIVSYHNGEDNRDGLAIRIAGHMLKQRKEKQKFLIVFSDGEPSAFDYESNGIIDTHDAVGELRKENIYVINVFLSQSIIDENTKATVKNIYNDYCIFVEGVEKLPSVIQPLLKTLLLQSMKQF; this is translated from the coding sequence CAGAAATTTGCATATTATGACCTTGTAGAAAATACGATAAATGTGTCATTTAAGTGGAAACACAGAAATGATGAAGATGTCATAAAATTATTAAAAAGTGATTGTGTATTACATGCTTACGGATTTCATTATATCAATCTTGATATAGTTAAAGAAATTATTGAAGAAGATGTTCAATTTAAGTCATTATTGCAGCAATTATTTATGCTGATTGAAGAATTCAGGTTGATGCATCTCATTCGTGTGAATCGTCCATTCACGAAGAAATTCTTTAATTTACGCGTAAAAGAAAAAATTAAAGATAATGAAGGACAGATTGAATTTTATAGAACAAAAGCTATGCCAACGGATGAATTATTCTTACAAATAGAACATGCGTTATTGCTTGAGAATTCATTATCATTTCATTCGTATTTTAATCCTGAATTATCATTTACAATTCAACTCGCTTTGCAGGATGCATTTTCATTAGATGATTCTGAAGATAGTATGAATCTGGCACTTAAACTCTACTATCAAATATTACCTGTAATAAAACAAGATATGCTTAATGAATATTATCATATTCCGAAAAACGCTTATATGAATGCACGAGCATATAAAAAGGCGAATCTCGATAAAGCAAAACAGGATGTTGATGATATGGGTGAGTCTGAGCGCGTTCAGACGAAACAAAAAGATATCAAAACTGAAAATGGTGCATATCTTGAAACAGAAGTAACGGAAGGCTCTAATAGTAACAATATAAAAGAAAATGATCGACAAGGCGATGCTTCAGATGATGTAACGGAAATGGTAATGGGTAAAGGTAAATCTAAACCACCACAAATTGATGCTGAAGGTAATGATATTAGTGACATTATCGGAGAAGAAAATTACTATACGGAAATTATATGGAAAAATAGTGTGCAGACAGAAAATAGTAAAGCTATTTACCATCAATATAAAGACGAAGTAAATAAGGAAATTAAAACTTTAGTAAATGTAATCAATAAAAGTATTGAGCACGAACAGACAGCGCCACGTACAAATTTAAGTAAAGGAAAATTAAGTAGAAAGCTTACTCAGTGGTTTTTAGATGATAGAAAACGTGTGTTTTATAAAGAAGACCAGGCTTCTTATAAGTTAGATGCAACATTTATGTTACTCGTTGATGCTTCTTTTAGTATGGAAGATAAAATGGAAGAGACGATGAAAGGAATTGTATTATTCCATGAAACATTAATGCAACTTATGATTCAGCATGAAATCATCGCATTTAATGAAGATGGCTTTGCTTCAGACCAATATAAACAACCGAACTACTTTGAACATATCATACCTTATGATCATTCTTTAAACGACAAATATTCCGCAAATATCGTAAGCTATCATAATGGCGAAGATAATAGAGATGGTTTGGCGATTCGTATTGCGGGCCATATGCTTAAGCAGCGCAAGGAAAAACAAAAGTTTTTAATCGTTTTCTCTGACGGTGAACCATCTGCATTTGATTATGAATCCAATGGGATTATTGATACACATGATGCGGTAGGAGAATTAAGAAAAGAAAACATATATGTTATTAATGTATTTTTAAGTCAATCCATAATTGATGAGAATACGAAAGCAACTGTAAAAAATATTTATAACGATTACTGTATATTTGTTGAAGGGGTAGAAAAACTTCCGAGCGTTATCCAACCTTTATTAAAAACGTTATTACTGCAAAGCATGAAACAATTTTAA